One Gossypium raimondii isolate GPD5lz chromosome 3, ASM2569854v1, whole genome shotgun sequence genomic window carries:
- the LOC105795756 gene encoding uncharacterized protein LOC105795756 — MGLLEWGFLLLLLGFSHVVIEVGAILMQASGLSSVQPQRAIQLPPRGRGQKMGDNGMGQGQRAVGRGANQIEARQPTLVYVARRREDRGAPDVITVQGTVFLENLMELPFGEFDLILGMDWLVEHQVSLDYLTNKVVLRTEDDKEGVRRIWLTLVFQFLGLFCQGYQNYERFLDVFPKELLGLPLNREVEFGIELLPGTAPVSIAPYRMAPKELTKLKALLQELLDRGFIRPSVSLWGAPVLFVNKNDGTMGVCIDYWRLNKLTVKNKYPLSRIDDLFDQFLGALVFSKIDIYSGYHQLRVKEVDIYKKTFRTPPLTKILHKSVPFIWTDVQQSSFKKLKSILTQALVLIQLESGKEFLVYSDASHVGLGCVLMQDGKVQSGSTSDFGLNKDGVLCFSGRWPSLKREVTNFVAPCLTCQQVKAEHRLSLGSLQLVKIPLWKWERTDYSLQKLTKLYIAEIVRLHGVPVSIISNKDLASILDFERNCMRTAFYPQADG; from the exons ATGGGTCTGTTAGAGTGGGGGTTCTTGTTGCTCCTACTGGGATTTAGCCATGTGGTGATTGAGGTGGGTGCCATCCTG atgcaagcttcaGGGCTGAGTTCTGTACAGCCTCAGAGGGCAATTCAGCTGCCACCTAGGGGCCGTGGACAGAAAATGGGTGATAATGGTATGGGTCAAGGACAGAGAGCAGTAGGCAGAGGTGCTAATCAGATTGAGGCTAGGCAGCCTACATTGGTTTATGTTGCTCGACGCCGAGAGGACAGAGGCGCCCCTGATGTGATCACGG TACAAGGGACTGTGTTTCTGGAAAATTTGATGGAGCTACCATTTGGAGAGTTCGacttaattctgggtatggattggttggttgaGCACCAAGTTAGTCTTGACTATCTGACTAACAAGGTTGTTCTGAGGACTGAGGATGATAAGGAG GGTGTGAGGCGTATATGGCTTACATTAGTGTTTCAGTTTCTGGGACTCTTCTGCCAAGGATATCAGAACTATGAGAGATTTCTGGATGTCTTTCCTAAGGAGTTACTGGGTTTACCTCTGAATCGAGAAGTTGAGTTCGGTATTGAGCTTCTACCAGGTACAGCTCCAGTGTCTATTGCTCCATATCGTATGGCACCGAAAGAGCTTACAAAGCTCAAGGCTTTACTTCAAGAGCTTCTAGATCGTGGTTTCATTCGTCCTAGTGTGTCTCTGTGGGGGGCACCGGTTctatttgtaaataaaaatgatggTACCATGGGGGTGTGCATTGACTACTGGCGGTTGAATAAACTGACTGtgaagaataaatatccactttCGAGGatcgatgatttgtttgatcaattctTAGGGGCTTTAGTGTTCTcgaaaatagatatttattctGGATATcatcagttgagagttaaggAGGTGGATATTTATAAGAAaacatttaggactc CTCCTTTGACTAAAATTCTGCACAAGAGTGTTCCTTTTATCTGGACTGATGTGCAACAATCGAGCTTTAAGAAGCTCAAGTCTATTCTGACTCAGGCTCTTGTTTTGATACAGCTTGAATCTGGTAAGGAGTTTCTAGTGTACAGTGATGCGTCGCAcgtcggtttgggatgtgtactaatgcaagatggtaag GTTCAGAGTGGCAGTACATCTGATTTTGGGCTGAATAAAGATGGGGTTCTGTGTTTTTCAGGTCGG TGGCCGAGTTTGAAGCGTGAGGTGACGAATTTTGTTGCTCCTTGCCTGACgtgccagcaagttaaggctgagcaccgGTTGTCTTTGGGTTCTCTCCAACTTGTTAAGATTCCCTTATGGAAATGGGAACGA ACAGACTATTCTCTACAAAAGTTAACGAAGCTCTATATCGCTGAAATtgtaagactgcatggggttCCGGTTTCGATAATTTCTAATAAGGATCTCGCTTCAATTCTCGATTTTGAAAGAAACTGCATGAGGACTGCGTTCTATCCTCAGGCCGATGGTTAA